A stretch of Endozoicomonas sp. SCSIO W0465 DNA encodes these proteins:
- a CDS encoding IS1595 family transposase, producing the protein MCKNTIQFQKGLGIMQFLANYGSEEQCENALSSWRWPDGFQCPKCGSRSFCKLHRKAEFQCNCCRCQTSLTSNTIFDSTKLPLATWFLGIYLVTQNKAGISCLTLHRQLGISYNAALRMKHKLMQVMMERDNSWQLSGFVQIDDAYWGGERHGGRRGRGSENKAPFVAAVQTDADNHPIYMKFNAVDNFRRKTIQEWAEHALKKGVRAVSDGLSCFRGIEDAGCQHTAIITGGGHASMENELFTWVNTMLGNVKTAITGTYHKLDPKHLGRYLSEFNYRFNRRFDMPSMISRLGRAAVNTAPMPDRLLKLPDVQWKPG; encoded by the coding sequence ATGTGTAAAAACACCATTCAGTTCCAAAAAGGCCTTGGCATTATGCAATTTCTGGCTAATTACGGCAGTGAAGAGCAGTGTGAGAACGCGCTGTCCTCTTGGCGCTGGCCAGATGGCTTCCAATGCCCGAAGTGTGGCTCCCGCAGTTTCTGCAAGCTTCACCGGAAAGCTGAATTCCAGTGCAATTGCTGCCGTTGCCAAACCTCGCTTACCAGTAACACTATCTTTGACTCAACAAAGCTGCCTCTAGCTACCTGGTTTCTGGGTATCTATCTCGTCACCCAGAATAAAGCGGGGATTTCTTGCCTGACGCTTCATCGACAACTTGGCATTTCCTACAATGCCGCATTGCGCATGAAACACAAACTCATGCAGGTCATGATGGAAAGAGATAACAGCTGGCAGTTGAGTGGTTTTGTTCAGATTGATGACGCCTATTGGGGCGGAGAGCGCCACGGAGGCCGCCGGGGCAGAGGCTCAGAGAACAAAGCCCCCTTCGTGGCCGCAGTTCAGACAGATGCTGATAACCACCCTATCTACATGAAGTTCAATGCCGTTGATAACTTCCGGCGAAAAACCATTCAGGAGTGGGCAGAACATGCCCTGAAAAAGGGTGTCCGGGCCGTCAGCGATGGCTTGTCCTGTTTCCGGGGTATTGAAGATGCCGGATGCCAGCACACAGCCATCATTACCGGTGGTGGGCATGCATCCATGGAGAATGAGTTGTTCACCTGGGTAAATACCATGCTGGGAAACGTGAAAACAGCGATTACCGGTACTTACCATAAGCTCGACCCCAAGCATCTGGGCCGTTATCTATCAGAGTTCAACTATCGGTTTAACCGGCGTTTTGATATGCCTTCAATGATCTCAAGGCTAGGTCGGGCTGCAGTCAATACAGCACCGATGCCGGATCGACTTCTCAAACTGCCAGACGTCCAGTGGAAACCGGGTTAG
- a CDS encoding IS1595 family transposase: protein MDRPPRKRRLKGAPGRGTLEKDKPPVLGMIQRGGQVIINMLSNVKKATIEPFIKKHVAPQSQIYTDEYNIYDDLESWGFRHKTVCHGKGEYARDDDKDGIYEVHVNTMEGFWSLLRSWLRPHRGISHLITTDPTS from the coding sequence CTGGATCGTCCACCGAGAAAAAGAAGGCTTAAAGGCGCTCCGGGCCGTGGGACTCTTGAAAAAGACAAACCGCCGGTATTGGGAATGATTCAAAGGGGAGGTCAGGTCATTATCAACATGCTGTCGAACGTTAAGAAGGCGACAATCGAACCATTTATCAAGAAACACGTAGCCCCACAGAGCCAGATTTATACCGATGAATACAACATCTATGATGACCTTGAAAGCTGGGGCTTCAGACATAAAACGGTCTGTCACGGCAAAGGTGAGTATGCTCGTGATGATGACAAAGACGGTATTTACGAGGTGCATGTTAATACTATGGAGGGGTTTTGGTCACTTCTACGCTCGTGGCTAAGGCCTCACAGGGGAATATCCCACCTGATTACCACCGACCCTACGTCGTGA
- a CDS encoding transposase produces the protein MNIGRISDLISNDTCFEMIRENRWPDGTVLCPHCDSENVKKNGHDNVQVECQHYYCKSCKRYFDDLTNTVFAGHHRPLKVWIACLYLMGLNVSNSQIAQELDLCVSDAHHMTTVLRNGVVDRKPEVILDGEVEFDEVYIVAGHKGHPEALKKSGSSTEKKKA, from the coding sequence ATGAATATAGGCCGAATCTCAGATCTCATCAGTAATGACACCTGCTTTGAGATGATCCGTGAGAACCGCTGGCCAGATGGCACTGTTCTCTGTCCGCACTGTGATTCTGAGAATGTCAAAAAGAATGGACACGACAATGTGCAGGTAGAGTGCCAGCACTATTACTGTAAGTCCTGTAAGCGCTACTTCGATGACCTGACAAATACGGTTTTCGCAGGACACCACCGACCACTCAAAGTCTGGATTGCCTGTCTCTATTTAATGGGGCTGAACGTCTCCAACAGCCAGATAGCTCAGGAACTTGATCTGTGTGTCAGTGATGCACACCATATGACCACAGTCTTACGAAATGGTGTTGTTGACCGAAAGCCTGAAGTGATTCTTGATGGCGAAGTTGAATTCGACGAGGTCTACATTGTAGCTGGTCACAAGGGACACCCTGAAGCATTAAAAAAATCTGGATCGTCCACCGAGAAAAAGAAGGCTTAA
- a CDS encoding TatD family hydrolase produces the protein MFIDSHCHLDHLDLSAYEGSLDLAVAAAREAGVDRMLCIGINLENGPEVVSLAEQYEDVYASVGVHPLDCKEIVPDIDVVRSLASHKKVVAIGETGLDYCYATTEGAQAVQRQSFINHLELAAELALPVVVHTRDAREDTLDFLREYGSRESAGVLHCFTESLAMAKAALDLNYYISISGIVTFRNAAALREVVEYLPMDRLLIETDSPYLAPVPHRGKSNEPRFVADVARFAAGLKGVTAEELGAKTSDNFYRLFHRAV, from the coding sequence ATGTTTATTGACTCCCATTGTCATCTCGATCATCTCGATTTGAGTGCTTATGAAGGCAGCCTTGACCTGGCAGTAGCTGCGGCCAGGGAGGCGGGTGTGGATCGTATGCTCTGTATAGGCATCAATCTGGAAAACGGCCCGGAAGTCGTATCACTGGCGGAGCAGTATGAGGATGTCTATGCCTCGGTTGGCGTTCATCCGCTGGACTGTAAGGAGATCGTGCCGGATATTGACGTCGTGCGTTCCCTGGCCAGCCATAAAAAAGTGGTTGCTATCGGTGAGACAGGGCTTGATTACTGCTACGCCACCACCGAAGGGGCTCAGGCAGTTCAGCGGCAGTCTTTTATTAATCATCTTGAGCTTGCCGCTGAACTGGCGTTGCCGGTGGTGGTTCATACCCGCGATGCCCGGGAAGATACCCTGGATTTTCTCCGTGAATACGGCTCCAGGGAGTCTGCCGGGGTATTGCACTGCTTTACCGAGTCTCTGGCGATGGCAAAAGCTGCATTGGATCTGAATTACTATATCTCTATTTCCGGTATCGTTACTTTCAGGAATGCAGCCGCATTGAGAGAAGTGGTTGAATATCTGCCAATGGACCGGTTGTTGATTGAGACCGACTCTCCCTACCTGGCGCCGGTTCCCCATCGTGGAAAGTCGAATGAACCCCGGTTTGTTGCTGATGTGGCACGGTTTGCTGCTGGGCTAAAAGGAGTGACGGCTGAGGAGCTTGGTGCAAAAACCTCTGATAATTTCTATCGGCTTTTCCATCGGGCGGTCTGA
- a CDS encoding multidrug effflux MFS transporter gives MFPQIVETIYSPALGSIVDAFSVSTVQAAQTLSVYFSSFAIGVAVWGIIADKWGRRPSMLAGLLIYGLATCTAMLTGSFTILMFARAMSAFGIAVGSVITQTMLRDLYTGVELGKVFSLVSMGIALSPIIGMLVGGQLTQMGGYQYVFAALSVSAFLLFVLNRAKLPETRPERIKSVNLVLLAKRLYSDSHIWHSALLVALYNVALFSYYQLGSFTFHQLGRSVEEFGNSGFILSVGTLMGSYLNKRLLERDISQHKLLWLANGFLLFGALGVYLLNTTIWFLIPMLQVVMAFGIAMPNVISSALQQYQDNLGSAGALFGLLYYLIIGSGLMLAGIVQDLGLVLPGVAILISLVMLSQSRNYFHT, from the coding sequence ATGTTTCCACAGATTGTCGAAACGATCTATAGCCCGGCGCTGGGATCTATTGTCGATGCTTTTTCAGTGAGTACGGTCCAGGCCGCCCAGACTCTCTCTGTTTATTTTTCTTCTTTCGCAATAGGTGTTGCGGTTTGGGGTATCATTGCTGATAAATGGGGCAGAAGACCTTCAATGTTAGCCGGCCTATTGATTTATGGATTGGCAACTTGCACAGCAATGTTAACCGGTAGCTTCACCATATTAATGTTTGCAAGAGCGATGAGTGCTTTTGGCATTGCCGTTGGTTCGGTGATCACACAAACCATGTTGCGGGATCTCTACACCGGAGTCGAACTGGGTAAAGTTTTCAGCCTTGTCAGTATGGGAATTGCACTAAGTCCGATTATCGGCATGCTGGTTGGCGGGCAACTTACTCAAATGGGGGGTTATCAGTACGTTTTTGCTGCTTTGTCTGTCTCCGCATTCCTGTTATTTGTGCTGAATAGGGCGAAACTTCCCGAAACACGACCAGAAAGAATAAAATCGGTAAACCTTGTGTTGCTTGCCAAGCGTCTCTATTCAGATTCACATATATGGCACTCAGCATTGCTGGTAGCACTATACAATGTTGCTCTGTTTTCTTATTACCAGCTTGGCAGCTTCACGTTTCATCAACTTGGCCGCAGTGTTGAGGAATTTGGCAACAGTGGTTTTATCCTGAGTGTTGGAACCTTGATGGGTAGCTATTTAAATAAAAGACTGCTGGAGAGAGATATTAGTCAGCATAAATTATTATGGCTGGCTAATGGTTTTCTTCTATTCGGTGCATTGGGTGTATATCTGTTAAATACCACTATCTGGTTCCTGATACCGATGCTGCAGGTCGTCATGGCTTTTGGAATTGCCATGCCTAATGTTATAAGCTCAGCACTTCAGCAATATCAGGATAATCTCGGCAGCGCTGGAGCTCTTTTTGGCTTACTGTATTATCTAATCATCGGCAGTGGTTTGATGCTGGCTGGCATTGTCCAGGATCTTGGTCTGGTTTTGCCAGGAGTCGCTATCTTAATTTCGCTGGTGATGCTATCCCAAAGCCGAAATTATTTTCATACATAA
- a CDS encoding PilZ domain-containing protein produces MGKGMQGLMSLTIRDTASLYEAYMPFISGGGLFVPTHKHYNLGDDVFIRLTLMDEPEKIPVPGKVVWVTPMGAQGGRQAGIGIQFNDPTDSVRSKIEKYIAGALSSDRQTNTM; encoded by the coding sequence ATGGGGAAAGGGATGCAGGGACTGATGTCTCTGACCATACGGGATACAGCATCACTCTATGAGGCGTATATGCCATTTATCAGCGGTGGTGGGCTGTTTGTGCCAACCCACAAACATTACAACCTTGGGGATGATGTATTTATCCGTCTGACGTTGATGGATGAGCCCGAGAAGATTCCTGTGCCGGGTAAGGTTGTATGGGTTACTCCAATGGGGGCTCAGGGTGGCCGTCAGGCGGGGATTGGTATTCAATTCAATGATCCGACTGACAGTGTACGCAGTAAAATTGAGAAGTATATCGCCGGGGCCTTGTCCTCGGACCGCCAAACCAACACAATGTGA
- a CDS encoding DNA polymerase III subunit delta': protein MVNRFVAGPLQAGPLTWQKAQWQPLIQRMQAGLLSHALLLKGVPGVGKDYFASALATRVLCHQNSGEFACGHCKSCELVKAETHPDLLLIQPEASGKPIKIDQIRQVNDFARKTAQQGGRRVIVINPAEAMNINAANALLKSLEEPGGNTLFILVSARSGDMLPTIRSRCQMVSFTVPDLAQAKAWLSDHIADLLVVDQLLSLSSGSPMTARTMFDNDTLAVRGRLFNAMPELFRGNLTPVEMAKEWHTSDLIELLAWMGSWLDDAVKLKLTADESCIMNRDLIRMLDYIAKKVDASDLLVLRDKIMLQRQQLLEGANLNRQMLMEGVFSDYLELVM from the coding sequence ATGGTAAATCGTTTCGTGGCAGGGCCGCTTCAGGCAGGGCCGCTAACATGGCAGAAGGCTCAGTGGCAACCACTGATTCAGCGAATGCAGGCAGGACTGCTTTCCCATGCCCTGTTGTTGAAGGGGGTGCCCGGTGTTGGAAAAGATTATTTTGCCAGTGCTCTGGCCACCCGTGTGCTTTGTCATCAAAACAGTGGCGAGTTCGCTTGTGGTCATTGTAAGAGCTGTGAGCTGGTAAAGGCGGAAACTCATCCTGATCTGCTGTTGATTCAGCCTGAGGCGTCAGGAAAGCCGATCAAGATTGACCAGATTCGCCAGGTCAACGATTTTGCCCGTAAAACCGCTCAGCAGGGGGGGCGCAGGGTTATCGTTATCAACCCGGCCGAAGCGATGAACATTAATGCTGCCAATGCATTGCTGAAAAGTCTGGAAGAGCCGGGTGGCAACACCCTCTTTATTTTGGTCAGTGCCCGTTCCGGAGATATGTTGCCCACCATTCGCAGCCGCTGTCAGATGGTTTCTTTCACCGTGCCTGATCTTGCGCAGGCAAAAGCCTGGTTGTCTGATCATATTGCCGATCTGCTGGTTGTGGATCAGTTGTTGAGTCTTTCATCAGGCTCGCCCATGACGGCCAGGACGATGTTTGATAATGACACGCTGGCCGTTCGGGGGCGCTTGTTCAATGCCATGCCGGAACTGTTTCGGGGTAATCTCACCCCCGTAGAAATGGCAAAAGAGTGGCACACGAGTGACTTGATTGAGCTGCTGGCCTGGATGGGCAGCTGGCTGGATGATGCTGTAAAACTGAAGCTGACTGCCGATGAGAGCTGTATCATGAATCGTGATCTGATAAGAATGCTCGACTATATTGCTAAAAAAGTTGATGCTTCTGATCTGCTGGTATTGAGAGATAAAATCATGCTTCAGCGGCAGCAGTTGCTTGAGGGTGCGAACCTGAACCGTCAGATGTTGATGGAAGGGGTCTTCAGCGACTATCTTGAGCTGGTGATGTAG
- the tmk gene encoding dTMP kinase produces MMGFFLTIEGCEGAGKTTAKKVVLQWLSAVGREFMETREPGGTPLAEQLRNLVLSEHEESVTDTAELLMVFAARSQNLSQRIEPALAEGKVVVCDRFTDATYAYQGGGRGIDEQRIAVLEQLVQGDRRPDMTLLLDVEPELGLARAKGRAIEQGGALDRIEQEAIEFFHRVRNVYLERAERFPNQYVVIDGSQPIPEVESCIIKALQTRLGSQ; encoded by the coding sequence TTGATGGGTTTTTTTCTGACGATTGAAGGCTGTGAAGGGGCCGGCAAAACGACCGCAAAAAAGGTTGTTTTGCAATGGCTGAGTGCTGTTGGCCGTGAGTTTATGGAAACCCGTGAGCCGGGTGGTACACCATTGGCTGAACAGCTGAGAAACCTCGTACTTTCGGAGCATGAAGAGTCGGTGACCGATACTGCCGAACTGCTAATGGTGTTTGCCGCGCGCAGCCAGAATCTCAGTCAACGGATTGAGCCTGCATTGGCTGAGGGTAAGGTGGTGGTGTGTGACCGCTTTACTGATGCAACTTATGCTTATCAGGGCGGTGGTCGTGGTATTGATGAACAGCGTATAGCGGTATTAGAGCAGCTGGTACAGGGTGATCGAAGGCCGGATATGACATTGCTTCTGGATGTTGAGCCAGAACTTGGTTTGGCAAGGGCCAAGGGGCGGGCGATTGAACAGGGAGGAGCTCTGGACCGGATTGAGCAGGAAGCGATCGAGTTTTTTCACCGGGTTCGTAATGTTTATCTGGAAAGGGCTGAGCGTTTTCCGAATCAGTACGTTGTTATTGATGGTAGTCAGCCGATTCCAGAGGTTGAGTCATGCATTATCAAGGCTTTGCAAACCCGGCTTGGGAGTCAATAG
- the mltG gene encoding endolytic transglycosylase MltG, translating into MLRKLLLTLFGGLLLALLLVMAGLAAGWYGLRWYGDQKVPVTSDAGFIIVTGDSLGRVVQRLSADQLINYPEIFKLFARVRGVAADLQAGEYLIAPGTTYRQLLNQFVEGDVRYFSVTLVEGWTLRELLVDLNSHPKLSAPVELTKLTAVVGAFIKDAPQTDNLEGLFYADTYSFEAGTSVVSILKRAHQKLQSVLAEEWDKKAEDLPYKSPYEALIMASIIEKETGVTSERPDIAGVFVRRLEKRMRLQTDPTVIYGMGDRYEGKLNRRMLREPTAYNTYVIHGLPPTPIATVGREAIQAALNPSDGKTLYFVARGDGTHHFSKTLAEHNRAVRKYQITERREDYRSTVQPSM; encoded by the coding sequence ATGCTTAGGAAGTTGCTGCTGACACTGTTCGGTGGTTTGTTGTTAGCCCTCTTGTTGGTCATGGCGGGTCTTGCAGCGGGATGGTACGGTCTGCGCTGGTACGGTGATCAGAAGGTTCCGGTGACCAGCGATGCCGGGTTTATTATTGTGACGGGTGACTCGCTGGGGCGTGTGGTACAGCGATTATCAGCAGATCAGCTGATTAACTATCCTGAAATTTTCAAGCTGTTTGCCAGGGTCAGGGGAGTGGCTGCTGACCTTCAGGCCGGTGAATACCTGATTGCTCCCGGTACGACCTATCGACAGCTGTTGAACCAGTTTGTTGAAGGTGATGTCCGTTACTTCAGTGTGACCCTGGTGGAAGGCTGGACATTAAGAGAGTTGCTTGTAGACTTGAATAGCCACCCGAAACTGAGTGCGCCTGTAGAGCTGACAAAGCTGACGGCGGTAGTGGGGGCGTTTATCAAAGATGCGCCGCAGACAGATAATCTGGAAGGGTTGTTTTATGCGGACACCTATAGCTTCGAGGCCGGAACCTCAGTGGTGTCAATTCTGAAAAGAGCCCATCAAAAGCTGCAGTCAGTCCTTGCCGAGGAATGGGATAAAAAGGCCGAAGACCTCCCGTATAAATCGCCTTATGAAGCCTTGATTATGGCTTCGATTATTGAGAAAGAGACCGGTGTGACCTCCGAGCGCCCTGATATTGCCGGTGTGTTTGTCAGGCGTCTGGAAAAAAGGATGCGACTGCAGACCGACCCGACCGTTATCTACGGCATGGGTGATCGCTATGAGGGCAAGTTGAATCGTCGTATGCTGCGTGAGCCAACAGCCTATAACACCTATGTTATTCATGGCCTGCCGCCAACCCCGATAGCGACGGTTGGGCGCGAGGCCATCCAGGCGGCCCTGAATCCCTCCGATGGGAAAACACTCTACTTCGTTGCCCGTGGCGATGGTACTCACCACTTTTCCAAAACACTGGCTGAGCATAACCGAGCCGTCAGGAAGTATCAGATTACGGAACGGCGGGAAGATTATCGCTCCACTGTGCAACCTTCCATGTAG
- the pabC gene encoding aminodeoxychorismate lyase, whose protein sequence is MSDYPVWINGVPEGFLPVSDRGLAYGDGLFETVRVSSGKPTLADYHWRRLLRSCEQLGIVLDIERLLEEVDAFLFDNQVGAAVLKVIITRGSGGRGYSPEDCLSPRRILSLHPLPSRSRDPGLHGARVKLCRMRLGRSVLAGLKHLNRLEQVLASGEWRGGAYDEGLLCDVEGNLIEGTMSNLFIVTHDGGLVTPDLSFSGVAGVCRDFIIEFARHRGIAVSEQRVSPDLEGSEIFLCNSVNGVWPVIEYEGREWGVGSLTAQIRDCVLEELNA, encoded by the coding sequence GTGAGTGACTATCCAGTCTGGATTAACGGTGTGCCTGAAGGTTTTCTGCCGGTTTCCGATCGTGGACTGGCCTATGGCGATGGCCTGTTTGAAACCGTTCGGGTTTCATCGGGTAAGCCAACACTGGCGGACTATCACTGGCGTCGCCTGCTGCGTTCTTGTGAACAGCTGGGTATTGTGCTGGATATTGAGCGATTGCTTGAAGAGGTTGATGCCTTTCTGTTCGATAATCAGGTCGGTGCGGCTGTGCTGAAGGTGATTATCACCCGGGGTAGTGGTGGGCGGGGTTATAGTCCTGAAGATTGTCTCTCTCCGCGTCGGATTCTCTCACTCCACCCTCTGCCGTCAAGGTCCCGTGACCCTGGCCTGCATGGCGCGCGGGTAAAACTCTGTCGGATGCGCCTTGGGCGAAGTGTCCTGGCAGGACTGAAGCACCTGAACCGTCTTGAGCAGGTGCTGGCCAGCGGGGAGTGGCGGGGAGGTGCTTACGACGAAGGCCTGCTGTGCGATGTCGAAGGTAACCTGATTGAGGGTACTATGAGCAATCTGTTTATTGTGACTCATGACGGTGGGCTGGTGACACCGGATCTGTCATTCAGTGGGGTGGCGGGGGTTTGTCGCGATTTTATTATTGAATTTGCCCGTCATCGTGGGATTGCTGTCAGCGAACAGAGGGTGTCTCCCGATCTGGAAGGCTCTGAAATCTTTCTCTGTAACAGTGTAAACGGTGTCTGGCCTGTGATTGAATATGAAGGAAGGGAGTGGGGGGTTGGATCCCTGACTGCCCAAATTCGAGATTGTGTTCTGGAAGAATTAAATGCTTAG
- the fabF gene encoding beta-ketoacyl-ACP synthase II, with amino-acid sequence MSEEKITERLQQRVRRRVVVTGMGAITPVGNNVNDSWSSLVAGRSGIESISHLDTEGFSVSICAAVKDFDLTGVVDAVIDKKDARKMDVFIQYGVAAAAEAIADSGIIIDEDCAHRYGVAIGSGIGGLTSIEQNHSTLLNNGPRRISPFFIPAAIVNMAAGWVSMKYNLQGPNFATSTACASGSHAIALAARTIAYGDADLMVAGGAEKGSSALGMSGFAAARALSTRNHEPEKASRPWDGARDGFVLGDGAGILVLEAYEHAVKRGARIYAELSGVGMSGDAWHMTSPPEDGRGAVRAMISALEDAGLEPEEISYINAHGTSTPAGDVAETRAIHRVFGAHARRLAVSSTKSMTGHLLGAAGAVEAVFSIKSLIEGVVPPTINLDEPGEGCDLDYVPHHAREMQMDHVLSNSFGFGGTNVTLAFSKLAKPGR; translated from the coding sequence TTGTCGGAAGAAAAAATAACAGAACGATTGCAGCAGCGAGTCCGTAGAAGAGTTGTTGTAACCGGTATGGGGGCGATTACCCCGGTGGGCAATAATGTTAATGACAGCTGGTCAAGCCTGGTGGCAGGACGAAGCGGTATTGAGTCGATCTCACACCTTGACACAGAAGGCTTCAGTGTCTCTATCTGTGCCGCCGTTAAAGACTTTGACCTGACCGGTGTGGTTGATGCTGTTATTGATAAGAAGGATGCCCGCAAAATGGACGTCTTTATCCAGTACGGCGTTGCCGCTGCTGCTGAGGCAATTGCTGATTCAGGCATCATTATTGATGAAGACTGTGCTCATCGCTATGGTGTGGCGATAGGGTCGGGTATTGGTGGTTTGACGTCTATCGAACAGAACCATTCCACGCTGCTGAACAACGGCCCACGTCGTATATCCCCGTTTTTCATTCCCGCTGCGATTGTCAACATGGCGGCAGGTTGGGTGTCTATGAAATACAACCTCCAGGGACCCAACTTCGCGACGTCTACAGCCTGTGCTTCAGGAAGCCATGCCATTGCCCTGGCGGCGAGAACCATCGCTTATGGTGATGCCGATCTTATGGTGGCTGGCGGTGCTGAAAAAGGTTCGTCAGCGCTCGGTATGAGTGGTTTTGCGGCAGCTCGTGCGCTCTCTACCCGGAACCACGAACCTGAAAAAGCCAGTCGTCCCTGGGATGGGGCTCGTGATGGTTTTGTCTTGGGCGATGGCGCCGGTATTCTCGTGCTTGAAGCCTACGAGCATGCCGTTAAGCGTGGAGCCAGAATATACGCAGAGCTCAGTGGTGTCGGGATGAGCGGTGATGCCTGGCACATGACCTCGCCCCCGGAAGATGGTCGTGGTGCTGTCCGGGCCATGATTTCAGCCCTGGAGGATGCAGGACTGGAGCCTGAAGAGATCTCCTATATTAATGCCCACGGCACATCGACACCGGCAGGGGATGTGGCCGAAACCCGGGCTATTCATAGGGTGTTTGGCGCACACGCCCGGCGTCTGGCGGTCAGTTCTACGAAATCCATGACCGGCCATTTGCTTGGTGCTGCCGGGGCCGTGGAAGCGGTATTCAGTATCAAGTCACTGATTGAAGGGGTGGTTCCCCCGACTATCAATCTGGATGAGCCCGGTGAAGGCTGCGATCTTGATTATGTGCCGCATCATGCCAGAGAGATGCAGATGGACCATGTGTTGTCCAACTCATTTGGTTTTGGTGGTACCAATGTGACGTTGGCATTTTCCAAACTGGCTAAACCAGGGCGTTAG
- the acpP gene encoding acyl carrier protein — protein MSTIEERVKKIVCEQLGVKEDEVTNSASFVEDLGADSLDTVELVMALEEEFETEIPDEEAEKITTVQEAIDYVVAHS, from the coding sequence ATGAGCACCATTGAAGAGCGCGTTAAGAAGATTGTTTGCGAACAGCTTGGCGTGAAAGAAGACGAAGTCACTAACAGTGCGTCATTCGTAGAGGATCTGGGCGCGGACTCTCTGGACACTGTTGAGTTGGTGATGGCGTTGGAAGAGGAATTCGAAACCGAGATTCCTGATGAAGAGGCTGAAAAGATCACCACTGTTCAGGAAGCCATTGACTACGTTGTTGCACACTCCTGA
- the fabG gene encoding 3-oxoacyl-ACP reductase FabG translates to MTVERELEGLSVAGQAIAGQGLKGKVALVTGASRGIGKAIALSLGKAGATVIGTATSESGAAAITEALQAAGIHGQGMALNVTSADECQAVVKVVNTEYGAPLILINNAGITRDNILMRMKDDEWGDVIDTNLSSIFRMSKAVLRGMTKARWGRIVNISSVVGSMGNQGQANYAAAKSGIEGFTRAMAREVGSRSITVNSVAPGFIATDMTRTLPEEQQALLLGQIPLARLGQPEEIAAAVAFLVSEPAGYITGETLHVNGGMYMN, encoded by the coding sequence ATGACTGTTGAAAGAGAGCTGGAAGGGCTGTCTGTAGCAGGACAGGCTATTGCAGGACAGGGCCTGAAGGGGAAAGTGGCTCTGGTGACCGGTGCCAGTCGTGGTATTGGCAAGGCGATAGCGCTTTCTCTGGGTAAAGCCGGAGCGACGGTGATTGGCACGGCAACATCTGAGTCCGGTGCTGCTGCCATTACTGAAGCGTTGCAGGCGGCAGGTATTCATGGTCAGGGTATGGCGCTGAACGTGACCTCGGCGGATGAGTGCCAGGCGGTGGTCAAGGTTGTCAACACAGAATATGGCGCACCGCTGATTCTGATCAACAATGCCGGCATAACCCGTGATAATATCCTGATGCGCATGAAGGATGATGAGTGGGGTGATGTTATTGACACGAATCTCAGCTCCATCTTCCGTATGAGTAAGGCCGTCCTGCGTGGTATGACCAAAGCACGCTGGGGGCGGATAGTAAACATCAGCTCTGTTGTTGGTTCCATGGGTAACCAGGGACAGGCAAATTATGCGGCAGCAAAGTCCGGTATTGAAGGTTTCACCCGGGCAATGGCTCGTGAAGTTGGATCAAGAAGTATTACGGTGAACTCCGTTGCTCCCGGCTTCATCGCAACCGATATGACCAGGACGCTGCCTGAAGAACAGCAGGCCTTGCTGCTTGGCCAGATTCCTTTGGCCCGGTTGGGTCAGCCGGAAGAAATTGCAGCTGCTGTCGCTTTTCTTGTCAGTGAGCCTGCCGGTTATATCACTGGTGAGACTTTGCATGTCAATGGCGGCATGTACATGAATTAA